In Ananas comosus cultivar F153 linkage group 10, ASM154086v1, whole genome shotgun sequence, the following proteins share a genomic window:
- the LOC109716648 gene encoding B3 domain-containing protein At1g05920-like: MAIFKETKRSRADAPDRSEPPDLENVHDHELGHSAQPPARKKPRRDPPADAVGTAAASPIITSKKRSPRPNNRPAGSGGAPKPSRCVGILSALLREGVSQPTWILQKELSGSDVSSQQSRLLLTHKQVTATTSLRDLITSDEAALVADRERGLPVRVFDRLGREHAMTFKFLDSNGDFRLIGSWGRFVKRHGLRAGDRIDIWAFRCCGGLGMALLSRKKGDEVREDGDDDKFDADELLAAEALLLLQDS; the protein is encoded by the coding sequence ATGGCCATCTTCAAGGAGACGAAGCGAAGCCGTGCCGACGCTCCCGATCGATCCGAGCCGCCGGATCTCGAGAACGTGCATGATCATGAGCTGGGGCACTCCGCGCAACCACCGGCAAGGAAGAAGCCGAGGAGAGACCCCCCAGCTGATGCCGTCGGCACCGCCGCGGCTTCTCCGATCATCACCTCCAAGAAACGCAGCCCGCGGCCCAACAATCGTCCTGCAGGCAGCGGCGGTGCGCCGAAGCCGTCGCGGTGCGTCGGAATTCTGTCGGCGCTGCTGCGGGAGGGGGTGAGCCAGCCGACGTGGATACTGCAGAAAGAGCTGTCGGGGTCGGACGTCAGCAGCCAGCAGAGCCGCCTGCTGCTGACCCACAAACAGGTGACGGCCACGACGTCGCTGCGGGACTTGATCACGTCTGACGAGGCAGCGCTCGTCGCCGACCGCGAGCGCGGCCTCCCCGTGAGGGTGTTCGACCGGCTGGGGCGGGAGCACGCCATGACGTTCAAATTCCTCGACTCCAACGGCGACTTCCGCCTCATCGGCAGCTGGGGCCGCTTCGTGAAACGCCACGGGTTGCGCGCGGGCGACCGCATCGACATCTGGGCGTTCCGGTGCTGCGGCGGCCTCGGCATGGCCCTGCTGAGCCGCAAGAAGGGCGACGAAGTACGCGAAGACGGCGATGATGATAAGTTCGATGCGGATGAACTGCTGGCCGCGGAAGCATTACTGTTGCTGCAAGATTCGTGA
- the LOC109716647 gene encoding auxin-induced protein 15A-like, whose amino-acid sequence MDSISKERLQQRHSWKNLHLHWPWSSKKSPLPPKGHVAVRVGAEGERRRRFVVPVGHLEHPLFATMLDAAEAEFGFHQTGAIVIPCRVDYFRCIESVIDRDAAAREEHQRTNQRCQRSHLRRFVACFRT is encoded by the coding sequence ATGGACAGCATCAGCAAAGAGAGGCTGCAGCAACGCCATTCATGGAAGAACTTGCACCTTCACTGGCCCTGGTCCTCAAAGAAATCGCCTCTGCCGCCGAAGGGACACGTCGCGGTGAGGGTCGGGGCCGAGGGGGAGAGGCGGCGGAGGTTCGTGGTGCCGGTGGGGCACCTTGAGCACCCGCTCTTTGCGACCATGCTCGATGCGGCCGAGGCGGAGTTCGGGTTCCACCAGACGGGCGCGATCGTTATTCCGTGCCGCGTCGACTACTTTCGGTGTATCGAAAGCGTCATCGACCGCGACGCTGCCGCCAGGGAAGAGCACCAGCGTACGAATCAGCGGTGCCAGCGCAGCCACCTTCGGCGCTTCGTTGCGTGCTTTCGCActtga